A genomic region of Desulfosarcina ovata subsp. ovata contains the following coding sequences:
- a CDS encoding NAD-dependent epimerase/dehydratase family protein, translating to MPIVIITGSAGLIGSQTATFFHEKGFDVIGVDNNLRKTFFGEDACTLWNRYRLERNLSRYRHITADIRDTDAINTLFSEHGKNIACVVHCAAQPSHDWAANDPFTDFTVNANGTLALLEATRKYCPEAAFIFTSTNKVYGDTPNRLPLVELESRWELHPDHRWHARGIDETMSIDTSKHSLFGVSKVAADVLVQEYGHYFGMNTVCFRGGCLTGPAHSGAQLHGFLNYLMRCCVSGKPYFVFGYKGKQVRDNIHAFDLVNMFWHYVQDPRPGTVYNAGGGRHSNCSMLEAIEMCEKISGKKLQWEYREDNRIGDHIWWISDVSKFQEDYPDWHYTYSIMDILEGIYEALSSNDTARKSA from the coding sequence ATGCCCATTGTTATTATAACCGGTTCAGCCGGTTTGATCGGATCGCAAACGGCAACCTTTTTTCACGAAAAGGGCTTTGACGTAATCGGTGTGGACAATAATTTGCGGAAGACCTTTTTCGGGGAGGATGCCTGCACCCTATGGAACCGCTACCGCCTGGAGCGAAATCTTTCACGGTACCGTCACATAACTGCAGATATCCGGGATACGGATGCCATCAATACCCTTTTTTCAGAGCACGGAAAAAATATTGCCTGTGTCGTTCATTGCGCGGCTCAACCCTCCCATGACTGGGCCGCCAACGATCCCTTCACTGACTTCACGGTCAATGCAAACGGGACGCTGGCCCTTCTGGAGGCGACCCGGAAGTATTGTCCGGAAGCGGCTTTCATTTTTACCTCTACAAACAAGGTCTACGGTGATACGCCCAATCGTCTGCCTCTGGTGGAACTGGAATCAAGGTGGGAACTGCATCCAGACCATCGATGGCATGCCCGGGGGATTGATGAAACCATGAGCATCGACACATCAAAACACAGCCTTTTTGGAGTCTCCAAGGTTGCGGCGGATGTGCTCGTTCAGGAGTATGGACACTATTTTGGCATGAATACGGTCTGTTTCAGGGGGGGCTGCCTGACAGGACCTGCCCATAGCGGTGCCCAGTTGCACGGTTTTCTAAACTACCTGATGCGATGTTGTGTAAGTGGCAAACCCTACTTTGTATTCGGGTACAAGGGAAAACAGGTTCGAGACAATATCCATGCATTTGATCTCGTGAATATGTTCTGGCATTACGTCCAGGATCCGAGGCCAGGAACGGTATACAATGCAGGCGGAGGCCGTCATTCCAACTGCTCCATGCTTGAAGCGATTGAAATGTGCGAGAAAATAAGTGGAAAAAAGCTCCAGTGGGAGTATCGAGAGGATAACCGGATCGGTGATCATATCTGGTGGATCAGTGATGTCTCCAAGTTCCAGGAGGATTATCCGGATTGGCATTACACCTATTCTATCATGGACATCCTTGAAGGAATATATGAGGCGCTTTCTTCCAACGATACTGCCAGAAAATCGGCCTGA
- a CDS encoding NAD-dependent epimerase/dehydratase family protein translates to MMQTIFVTGGAGFVGASLALQFKARYPRNRVICMDNLKRRGSELNLIKLKAAGIKFVHGDIRIPGDIEAAGPFDLMVECSAEPSALAGYGGSPDYLLSTNVTGTIHCLEACRRHSAALIFLSTSRVYPWELIRNLSYLETDTRFELYDSEGVPGVSSEGISETFPLNGPRTLYGATKLASELLITEYADMYGINAVVNRCGVLTGPWQMGKVDQGFMALWVARHFFGGKLAYIGFGGNGKQVRDVLHVKDLFELLDRQISNLSIHSGAVYNVGGGPAMSLSLMELTLLVRDATGQEILFERDMETRPGDIPWYITDNRAITAATGWQPRTTPGEIIREITAWIDENQVSLRHIL, encoded by the coding sequence ATGATGCAGACCATATTTGTTACTGGTGGGGCTGGGTTTGTGGGGGCCTCGCTCGCGCTGCAGTTCAAGGCCCGGTACCCTCGAAATAGAGTCATTTGCATGGACAATCTTAAACGTCGGGGATCAGAACTTAATCTAATCAAGCTCAAAGCGGCCGGTATTAAATTTGTTCATGGGGATATCCGTATACCTGGCGATATCGAAGCCGCCGGCCCCTTCGATCTTATGGTGGAGTGTAGCGCCGAGCCGTCTGCCCTTGCCGGCTACGGTGGCTCACCGGACTACCTACTCTCCACCAATGTGACGGGCACTATTCACTGCCTGGAGGCCTGCCGGCGACATAGCGCAGCCCTCATTTTTCTTTCCACAAGTCGGGTGTATCCGTGGGAGCTCATTCGAAATCTTTCCTACCTCGAAACAGACACTCGGTTCGAACTTTATGATTCGGAGGGCGTTCCCGGGGTTTCTTCCGAAGGAATTAGCGAAACCTTCCCCTTGAATGGTCCGCGAACCCTTTACGGTGCCACCAAACTGGCGTCGGAATTGCTGATAACCGAATATGCGGATATGTACGGAATTAACGCTGTGGTTAACCGATGCGGTGTGTTGACCGGCCCATGGCAGATGGGCAAGGTGGATCAGGGATTCATGGCATTATGGGTCGCACGCCATTTTTTTGGTGGAAAGCTTGCCTACATCGGTTTTGGAGGCAATGGTAAGCAGGTTCGGGATGTACTTCATGTAAAAGATCTGTTCGAACTGCTTGACAGGCAGATCTCAAATCTTTCGATTCATTCCGGTGCTGTCTACAATGTGGGCGGTGGTCCAGCCATGAGCCTTTCGCTGATGGAACTGACACTATTGGTTCGAGACGCCACCGGTCAGGAGATTTTGTTCGAACGTGATATGGAGACCCGTCCTGGAGATATCCCTTGGTACATCACGGACAATCGGGCGATCACTGCTGCAACCGGATGGCAGCCCCGCACTACACCAGGAGAAATCATTCGGGAAATTACTGCCTGGATTGATGAGAACCAGGTAAGTCTAAGACACATTTTATAG
- a CDS encoding radical SAM protein produces the protein MTGPKYLHFQVTERCNLNCPGCYLPARDGAAWTSVNTIEESVFKPLASEGVRYVTLTGGEPLLHPDCVAICESACRYFSDVQVVCNGTLLDISTYEALREVGVREIKVSLDGLIPDVHNLLRGRAGTFEKVVENLKSIVGLPLIRRGEINLGCICTVHPENVKILESTAEFVRTIGLDSMLFQPFHPYGSLYPPGGKVSGVHPHAQNDFLAVLDEQVEALRVLRNRYPGFLDNTLAMLDKFKAFYVNPMGPEQVCGADRFAFIDSELNVRGCLFCRSLGSLKHKSMTEFRENKVWKSFDNFRLRCRRCLMGCQFVDKGKDLTELGFSLLSVEKPVEAREVFDAALGMEYSTEAAHGAGLARFRKGELNSAQSLFEEALLHKSRNLFLLGDLGSVLLQQGQWDRLADIARRILTISPEHTLGYRFRGLIARHEGHPDEAVRLLRRAMETDQSNDKWVFFEYGLACLEARQLVTAEKYIRVAIEKDPGFSWYHYRLAMALRGLGRKSEAVDACKEAIRLDSSQKVFQKFLSELNGTLA, from the coding sequence ATGACAGGTCCGAAATATCTACATTTTCAGGTTACGGAGCGTTGCAACCTCAATTGCCCCGGTTGTTACCTGCCGGCTAGGGATGGGGCGGCGTGGACCTCTGTAAACACAATTGAGGAGAGCGTTTTCAAACCCCTTGCGTCGGAAGGTGTCCGATATGTTACGCTAACCGGTGGAGAACCGCTCTTACATCCTGACTGTGTCGCCATATGTGAATCCGCATGCCGTTATTTCAGCGATGTTCAGGTGGTCTGTAACGGTACACTTCTGGATATCTCCACCTACGAGGCCCTTCGGGAGGTGGGAGTCCGGGAAATCAAGGTCTCACTTGATGGCTTGATACCCGATGTGCATAATCTCCTGCGTGGCCGGGCAGGAACCTTCGAAAAGGTTGTTGAGAATTTAAAATCCATCGTCGGCCTTCCCCTGATCCGCCGGGGAGAGATTAATCTGGGATGTATCTGTACCGTTCATCCGGAAAATGTGAAAATACTTGAATCAACCGCTGAGTTTGTCCGGACCATTGGGCTGGACAGTATGCTGTTCCAGCCGTTTCATCCATATGGCAGTCTTTACCCACCAGGAGGAAAGGTCAGCGGTGTGCACCCTCATGCGCAGAACGATTTCCTCGCTGTTTTAGACGAGCAAGTGGAGGCATTGCGGGTACTTCGAAATAGATATCCCGGATTTTTAGATAACACTCTCGCCATGTTAGACAAGTTCAAAGCGTTTTACGTGAATCCGATGGGGCCGGAGCAGGTTTGCGGCGCGGATCGTTTTGCTTTTATTGATTCAGAGCTCAATGTCAGAGGCTGCTTGTTTTGTAGGTCCCTTGGGTCGTTAAAACACAAGTCAATGACGGAGTTTCGAGAAAACAAAGTGTGGAAAAGTTTTGACAACTTCCGACTCAGATGCCGTCGTTGTCTGATGGGATGTCAGTTTGTCGATAAAGGTAAGGACTTGACAGAATTGGGATTTTCACTATTGTCAGTCGAAAAACCTGTGGAGGCCCGAGAAGTTTTCGATGCTGCTTTAGGAATGGAGTACTCGACGGAGGCGGCCCATGGTGCCGGACTGGCACGTTTTAGGAAAGGGGAACTCAATTCGGCCCAGTCCCTTTTTGAAGAGGCTTTGTTGCACAAGTCGCGGAATCTTTTTCTTCTTGGGGATCTGGGATCGGTGCTTCTTCAACAGGGGCAGTGGGACCGGTTGGCGGATATCGCCCGCCGTATCCTGACCATTTCACCGGAACATACTTTGGGATATCGGTTCAGGGGACTGATTGCGAGGCACGAGGGTCACCCTGATGAAGCCGTAAGGCTACTGCGAAGAGCAATGGAAACAGACCAAAGCAATGACAAATGGGTGTTTTTCGAATATGGTTTGGCATGCTTGGAGGCGAGGCAACTGGTGACAGCAGAAAAATATATTCGAGTGGCCATTGAAAAAGATCCTGGATTTTCCTGGTATCATTATCGGTTGGCAATGGCCCTTCGGGGGTTGGGCAGAAAAAGCGAAGCTGTCGATGCCTGCAAAGAAGCGATCCGTCTGGATTCGAGTCAAAAAGTGTTTCAAAAGTTTCTGTCGGAGCTTAACGGCACGTTGGCTTGA
- a CDS encoding glycosyltransferase family 2 protein produces MPVSIIVPTFNQADYLRPCLDSIWFQDYPEIEIVLVNDGSTDETAHIIDGFLQDLNSARVSYASLYDGEQNQIRRVFHSRYPEQGRRLHILTHETNRGLAAALNTGFKACTGEMCTYVPSDNICLPTMVSALARPLSENADFTYADMFIVDDAMNIKRKFELPDYSFKRCFGDWYLCGVAKMYRRKLHDRFGYYDERLLAHDHELFQRFAMGGARFFHVAQPLMYVRAHDGDREVEIHSPTNWNRLLGESKEIVMKARGFLETQPGSENQL; encoded by the coding sequence ATGCCAGTATCCATTATTGTTCCGACTTTTAACCAGGCCGATTACCTGCGGCCATGCCTAGACTCCATCTGGTTTCAGGACTACCCGGAGATAGAAATCGTTCTTGTCAATGATGGATCGACGGATGAAACCGCCCATATCATTGATGGTTTTTTACAAGACCTTAACTCAGCCCGGGTTTCCTATGCCTCGCTTTACGATGGTGAACAAAACCAGATCCGACGCGTTTTTCATTCCCGGTATCCGGAACAGGGTCGGAGACTCCACATCCTGACGCACGAAACCAATCGTGGGCTTGCGGCGGCATTGAATACCGGATTCAAGGCTTGTACCGGAGAGATGTGCACCTACGTGCCGTCGGACAATATCTGCCTGCCCACCATGGTGTCTGCGCTGGCGAGACCCCTTTCTGAAAACGCCGATTTTACCTACGCCGACATGTTCATCGTGGATGATGCCATGAATATCAAACGCAAATTTGAGCTTCCCGACTATTCCTTTAAGCGCTGTTTCGGGGACTGGTACCTGTGCGGGGTGGCCAAGATGTACCGACGGAAACTGCATGATCGCTTCGGCTATTACGATGAAAGGCTTCTTGCCCATGACCATGAGCTATTCCAACGATTCGCCATGGGAGGTGCGCGTTTTTTTCACGTGGCGCAGCCACTCATGTATGTTCGAGCCCATGATGGTGACCGGGAGGTGGAGATCCACTCGCCCACCAACTGGAATCGGCTTCTGGGAGAATCAAAGGAAATCGTTATGAAGGCAAGAGGTTTCCTTGAAACGCAACCTGGGAGTGAAAACCAGCTTTAG
- a CDS encoding B12-binding domain-containing radical SAM protein — translation MKVFLGNAPWRKPGFYGVRAGSRWPHFEADGCSYMPFPFFLAYATSLLRDDGFTPFLVDAVAEDIEDETFFERIVSFGPDIIFFEISSASLNTDLRVLHHVRKLMGKDVKIIFGGAHQDLGNSEFLSEKPELDFALGGEYEFPLLSLLQAIRDQTSLEKVPGLAWRDERGGVRINSRGTLHANLDDFPWPARDMLPMARYNDRPGGIPAPSLQILASRGCPFGCVFCAWPQLMYGGSSYRTRSSKDIVDEIESCVKTYGSRSFYFDDDTFNVGKTRIMDLCREIKSRKLNLPWAIMARADQMDRELLETLKDAGLHALKYGVESGAQEILDGACKGLDLEKVGETIKITRELGIQYHLTFMFGLPGETEETARETMALALDLDPDSLQFSIATPFPGSRFYDMLLKSGHLLSTNPDEYDGYHNAVVRTEALSHTDLLSLRNEAENLWKEHCRQRRARE, via the coding sequence ATGAAAGTTTTTCTTGGCAATGCACCTTGGCGAAAGCCTGGTTTTTACGGAGTAAGGGCTGGTTCCAGATGGCCTCATTTTGAAGCGGACGGTTGCAGCTATATGCCGTTTCCATTTTTTTTGGCGTATGCCACCTCTCTTTTGCGTGACGACGGATTTACGCCCTTTCTGGTGGATGCCGTTGCAGAAGATATTGAGGATGAAACCTTTTTTGAACGGATCGTATCTTTCGGGCCAGATATCATTTTTTTCGAAATTTCTTCAGCTTCTTTGAATACGGATCTCAGGGTACTCCATCATGTTCGGAAGCTGATGGGAAAGGATGTCAAAATCATTTTCGGGGGCGCTCATCAGGACCTTGGAAATTCTGAGTTTCTGTCTGAAAAGCCGGAACTCGATTTTGCGTTGGGCGGTGAATATGAATTCCCTCTGCTGAGTCTGCTTCAGGCAATCAGAGACCAGACATCATTGGAAAAGGTGCCGGGACTTGCATGGCGGGATGAACGAGGAGGGGTAAGAATAAATTCCCGTGGGACTCTTCACGCAAATCTGGACGATTTCCCCTGGCCTGCACGGGATATGCTTCCCATGGCCCGGTATAATGACCGGCCGGGAGGTATTCCCGCTCCGTCTTTGCAAATCTTGGCCTCACGTGGATGTCCATTCGGATGCGTATTCTGTGCATGGCCTCAACTCATGTATGGTGGCAGCAGCTATCGGACCCGAAGTTCCAAGGATATTGTTGATGAGATCGAGTCTTGCGTGAAAACCTATGGCTCCCGTTCCTTCTACTTTGACGACGATACCTTCAACGTGGGAAAGACGCGCATCATGGACTTATGCCGGGAGATCAAATCCAGAAAATTAAATCTCCCCTGGGCGATCATGGCACGCGCCGATCAGATGGATCGAGAGCTTCTCGAAACCCTCAAGGACGCAGGTCTTCATGCATTGAAATACGGTGTGGAGTCCGGTGCCCAGGAGATACTGGATGGTGCATGCAAAGGGCTTGACCTGGAAAAAGTTGGCGAGACGATTAAAATTACGCGCGAGTTGGGGATCCAATATCATCTTACCTTTATGTTCGGTCTTCCAGGAGAGACAGAAGAAACGGCCCGGGAGACCATGGCGCTCGCCTTGGACCTGGATCCGGACAGCCTTCAATTCTCGATCGCAACCCCGTTTCCAGGCAGTCGGTTTTATGACATGCTTCTTAAAAGCGGGCATCTCTTGTCGACCAACCCGGATGAGTACGATGGTTACCATAATGCGGTGGTACGAACGGAGGCTTTGAGTCATACCGACCTCTTATCCCTTCGAAACGAGGCGGAAAATTTGTGGAAAGAACATTGCCGGCAGCGAAGGGCCAGGGAATAA